From the genome of Halobacterium sp. R2-5:
TCCCTCTCGTTCGGTGTCTCGCTCGCTCATAGGTGGTCCTCCGAGAGCGCGAACTGGCCGTTGTCGCCGCCCGAGGGAACCATCGGGTAGACGTCCTCGGTCGGGTCGATGTAGACGTCGACCACGGCGGGTCCGTCGACGGCGAGCGCTTCCTCGATGACGTCGGGCGCGTCGTCGTAGCCCTCGATGCGGAAGCCGTCCGCGCCGAACGCCTCCGCGAGCGTGTCGAACTTCGGCACCCACGGGTACTCCGAGGCCATCCGGCGGCCGTCGAAGAACGCGTCCTGCCACTGCCGGACCATCCCGATGGCCTCGTTGTTCAGCACGAAGACGGTGATGTCCATCTGCTCGCGCACCGCGACGACGAGCTCCTGACACGTCATCAGGAACGAACCGTCGCCGTCGAAGCTGACGACGGACTGGTCGTCGTCGGCGGCGACGCGCGCGCCGATGGCCGACGGCAGCCCGTACCCCATCGCGCCGAGGCCGTGGGAGGACACCCACGTCCGCGGCTCGGTGTACGTCCAGAACTGGCAGGCCCACATCTGGTGCTGCCCGACGCCGGTCGTGACGACCGTGTCGCGGTCGGTCGCCTCGTCGACGGCCTCCACGACGTACTGGGGTTTCAGCGGCTCGTCCTCGGGGGCCGCGTAGTCGAGGCGGTACTCCTCTTTCCACTCGCGGCACTGCTCGACCCACGCCTCCGTGTCCGGCGAGGTCGGCATCGCCTCGTCGAGCTGGTCGAGGACGGTGCCCGCGTCGCCGACGAGCGGGTGGTCGGCCTCGATGTTCTTCGAGATCTCCGCGGGGTCGATGTCGACGTGGATAACCTCGGCGTCCGGCGCGAACGAGTCGACGCCGCCGGTCAGGCGGTCGTCGAAGCGCGTGCCGACCGCCAGCAGGCAGTCGGTCAGCGTGATGGCCATGTTCGCGTAGCCGGTGCCGTGCATCCCCGCCATCTCGAGGGCGAGGTCGTGGTCCTCGGGGAACGCGCCGATGCCCGGCATCGTCGTCACGACCGGAATCTCGTGCTCGGTCGCGAACGCGTACAGCTCCTCGGTCGCGTCGCCCTTCACGACGCCGCCGCCCGCCAGAATCACGGGCTCGTCGGCGTCGACGATGGTCTGCGCGGCGGCCGCGACGTTCTCGTCGTCCGCGCGCGTCTGCACGTCGACGGTGCCCGGGACTTCGGGCTCGACGGGGTCGACGTCGGTCTCGCCGGTCGTGACGTCCTTCGGCAGGTCGACGACCGTCGGCCCCTGTCGGCCGTGGCTCGCGAGCGCGAACGCCGTGCTCACGTCCTCACCGACCGTGTCGGGGCTGGACGCGAAGTAGTTCGACTTCGTGATGGGCGTCGTCACGCCGA
Proteins encoded in this window:
- the ilvB gene encoding biosynthetic-type acetolactate synthase large subunit encodes the protein MTEHGAVTEPDEAEPEAESEATEAEGVDAEEAEVAKRTGAESVVASLEAAGVETVFGVQGGAIMPVYDALYDSGLDHVTMAHEQGAAHAADAYGAVSGDPGVCMATSGPGATNLVTGLADADMDSEPVVALTGQVPTELVGNDAFQETDTVGVTTPITKSNYFASSPDTVGEDVSTAFALASHGRQGPTVVDLPKDVTTGETDVDPVEPEVPGTVDVQTRADDENVAAAAQTIVDADEPVILAGGGVVKGDATEELYAFATEHEIPVVTTMPGIGAFPEDHDLALEMAGMHGTGYANMAITLTDCLLAVGTRFDDRLTGGVDSFAPDAEVIHVDIDPAEISKNIEADHPLVGDAGTVLDQLDEAMPTSPDTEAWVEQCREWKEEYRLDYAAPEDEPLKPQYVVEAVDEATDRDTVVTTGVGQHQMWACQFWTYTEPRTWVSSHGLGAMGYGLPSAIGARVAADDDQSVVSFDGDGSFLMTCQELVVAVREQMDITVFVLNNEAIGMVRQWQDAFFDGRRMASEYPWVPKFDTLAEAFGADGFRIEGYDDAPDVIEEALAVDGPAVVDVYIDPTEDVYPMVPSGGDNGQFALSEDHL